From the Longimicrobium sp. genome, the window GTTTCAGCCACTGAATCGCGCAGGCCCGCGGCCGGCGTCCTGGCCCGCGCCGCCCTGGCCGGGGTGGCGCTCGGCATCGCCGCGTTCGCGGCCGGCAGCCTGATCCTGTACGAGGCGCAGGGGGTGCTATCGGCCGCGGGCGGGCTGGTGGCCACCTTCGCGGCCGCGCTGGCCGCCGGCGTGTGGGCCGGCTCCCCCGGCGCGCGCACCGGCCAGCCGCCCACCTGGCGCTGGGTGGGCGCGGGCATCGCCCTGGCGCTGGCCGGCGGCTTCGGCACGCTGTGGGTGCACTTCGGGTGGGAGCGCTTCGGGGGCACGGCACGCGCGCTGGCGCTGCTGTTCCTGGTGGGGGTGCCGGTGTACGCCATCGGCTTCCTGCTCCCGGCGCTCACCGCCTGGTCCGCGGAGTTCCACGCCGCAGGGGCCGACGAGGACGACGACGAGCGCACCGGCCGCTCCCCCGCCGCGCGCGGGGTGGAGGAGACGGTGCTGGCCGTGCTGCTGGGGCTGGCGGGCGGCGCGGTGATGGGCGGCTTGGTGCTGATCCCCGCCTTCAGCCCCGGGCCGCTGCTGCTGGGGGTGGGAGCGCTGCTCACCTTCCCGCTCGTCTTTCCACGCGAGATGCCGGCTGCGGCTTCCGGCGGCGAGCGGGTGCTTCACGAAGAGGAGACGCCGTACGGCGTGGTCCGCGTCGCCGAGATGGTGCACCCCGGCGGGCGGCGCCAGCCCGAGCTGCGCCTGTACGTGAACGACGAGCTGGAGTCGGGGGAGCTGGAGCGCACGGGCGCCCCCACCTTCGGCTACATCGCGGCGGCGGAGCGGCTGCTGCGCGACACCACCTCCAACGGCGCCGCCTACCTCTTCCTGGGCGGTGGCGCCTGCACCCTGCCGCGGCGCATCGCCGAGGACGACCCGGGCGCGCGGATCACGGTGGTGGAGCTGGATCCCGCCATCACCCGCGCCGCCTACCGCTGGTTCGGGCTGCGGCCGGAGCACGGGCTGGCCATCCTTCACGGCGACGCGCGGGCG encodes:
- a CDS encoding fused MFS/spermidine synthase codes for the protein MEDTAVSATESRRPAAGVLARAALAGVALGIAAFAAGSLILYEAQGVLSAAGGLVATFAAALAAGVWAGSPGARTGQPPTWRWVGAGIALALAGGFGTLWVHFGWERFGGTARALALLFLVGVPVYAIGFLLPALTAWSAEFHAAGADEDDDERTGRSPAARGVEETVLAVLLGLAGGAVMGGLVLIPAFSPGPLLLGVGALLTFPLVFPREMPAAASGGERVLHEEETPYGVVRVAEMVHPGGRRQPELRLYVNDELESGELERTGAPTFGYIAAAERLLRDTTSNGAAYLFLGGGACTLPRRIAEDDPGARITVVELDPAITRAAYRWFGLRPEHGLAILHGDARAVASALPRGGYDRLVVDVYGGDEMVPAHLATVEALEGFRALLKPGGVVLVNVIGVAAGAGECRFWSTVHTLAAVFPAVRLYHQLGRDYPERQNFLLAASAEAGASLPARAGHFDAWPVDEWPGLPCVAVLRDQAAGDEAPRAAPPERERGARVEPASAD